The Streptomyces sp. NBC_00162 genome window below encodes:
- a CDS encoding LysR family transcriptional regulator, with amino-acid sequence MELEVRHLRALCAIADAGSLHKAARHLGVSQPSLTTQLRRIERALDGELFLRDRTGCRPTPFGRTVLGRARPLLAEMAALVAEARALAHGPRLRIGSTASRALPGWLRRIHRRLPDTETSLVVDVSANALLRMVASGQLDVAFVHEVEGSPLRVPAGLQLHVLMEREPQFVSMSRDHPAAGQAVVSLRDLADDRWMVDPSVDGEWDGLRRVFAGAGLDPPVLHADYHTASSLIVSGEAVAPCQPTSGPREDMAIRPLSGDPLAVRLLLATRPGAHAEVYEDLRAAYREAALRTPPYRAWLHHHASPLLEAA; translated from the coding sequence ATGGAGCTTGAGGTCAGGCACCTGCGCGCGCTGTGCGCCATCGCCGACGCCGGGAGTCTGCACAAGGCCGCCCGGCACCTCGGCGTGAGCCAGCCCTCCCTCACGACCCAGCTGCGCCGTATCGAACGGGCCCTGGACGGCGAGCTGTTCCTGCGCGACCGGACCGGCTGCCGGCCCACCCCCTTCGGGCGCACCGTACTGGGCCGGGCCCGTCCGCTGCTCGCCGAGATGGCCGCGCTGGTGGCGGAGGCCCGGGCGCTGGCGCACGGGCCGCGGCTGCGGATCGGCTCCACGGCCAGCCGTGCGCTGCCGGGCTGGCTCCGGCGGATCCACCGGCGGCTTCCGGACACCGAGACCTCGCTGGTGGTGGACGTGTCGGCCAACGCGCTGCTGAGGATGGTGGCTTCGGGACAACTGGACGTGGCCTTCGTGCACGAGGTAGAGGGCAGTCCGCTGCGGGTGCCGGCCGGGCTGCAGCTGCACGTGCTGATGGAGCGCGAGCCGCAGTTCGTGTCGATGTCCCGGGACCATCCGGCCGCCGGGCAGGCGGTGGTGTCCTTACGGGACCTGGCCGACGACCGCTGGATGGTGGACCCGTCGGTCGACGGCGAATGGGACGGCCTGCGGAGGGTCTTCGCCGGTGCGGGGCTGGACCCGCCGGTGCTGCACGCCGACTACCACACCGCGAGCTCGCTGATCGTCTCCGGCGAGGCGGTGGCTCCCTGCCAGCCGACCTCCGGGCCGCGCGAGGACATGGCGATCCGGCCGCTGTCCGGCGACCCCCTCGCCGTGCGGCTGCTCCTGGCGACCCGGCCCGGCGCCCATGCGGAGGTCTACGAGGACCTCCGCGCCGCCTATCGCGAGGCGGCCCTGCGCACGCCCCCGTACCGGGCATGGCTCCACCACCACGCGAGCCCGCTCCTGGAGGCGGCGTAG
- the snpA gene encoding snapalysin, giving the protein MRHSRKAVLATTIGLGLAAALGVVPTATAATAPAGTPASYAAYDNSQENQAANKAFFEAVQRSVAEQRAANPGILAVTVTYNTRNAPSFRTQIARSTQIWNSSVTNVKLQEVSSGGNFSYREGNDSRGSYASTDGHGRGYIFLDYRQNQQYNSTRVTSHETGHVLGLPDHYSGPCSELMSGGGPGTSCQNATPNSTERARVNQLWANGLVASGLDTKG; this is encoded by the coding sequence ATGCGCCACTCCCGTAAGGCCGTTCTGGCCACCACCATCGGCCTCGGCCTCGCCGCCGCCCTCGGCGTCGTCCCCACCGCCACCGCCGCCACCGCCCCCGCCGGCACTCCCGCGAGCTACGCGGCGTACGACAACTCGCAGGAGAACCAGGCCGCCAACAAGGCCTTCTTCGAGGCCGTTCAGCGCTCGGTCGCCGAGCAGCGCGCCGCGAACCCGGGCATCCTGGCCGTGACCGTCACCTACAACACCCGCAACGCGCCGAGCTTCCGCACCCAGATAGCCCGCTCCACGCAGATCTGGAACAGCTCGGTGACCAACGTCAAACTGCAGGAGGTCTCCTCCGGCGGGAACTTCTCGTACCGCGAGGGCAACGACTCGCGCGGTTCGTACGCGAGCACGGACGGCCACGGCCGGGGCTACATCTTCCTCGACTACCGGCAGAACCAGCAGTACAACTCCACCCGGGTGACCTCACACGAGACCGGTCACGTGCTGGGTCTTCCGGACCACTACTCGGGTCCGTGCAGCGAGCTGATGTCGGGCGGCGGCCCGGGCACCTCGTGCCAGAACGCCACCCCGAACAGCACCGAGCGGGCGCGCGTCAACCAGCTGTGGGCCAACGGCCTCGTCGCCTCCGGCCTGGACACGAAGGGCTAG
- a CDS encoding dihydrofolate reductase family protein: MRKLTYLVATSADGFIADPDGDGDFFNRWLDADYSGAMFGEFPETVPTHVRASLGVEGVEGKHFDAVVMGRGTYDPGLRLGITSPYSHLAQYVASRSLGTSPDPAVEIVSGDVPDRVRKLKEQPGLGIWLAGGADLAGQLVEEIDEFVVKTYPVFAGSGIPMSRAGFGIRELELTDLKRFGGGQVVTTYARRR; encoded by the coding sequence TTGCGCAAGCTCACGTACCTCGTCGCCACGTCCGCCGACGGCTTCATCGCCGACCCGGACGGAGACGGCGACTTTTTCAACCGGTGGCTGGACGCGGACTACTCCGGCGCCATGTTCGGGGAGTTCCCGGAGACGGTGCCCACGCACGTCCGGGCGTCCCTGGGTGTCGAGGGGGTGGAAGGAAAGCACTTCGACGCGGTCGTGATGGGGCGCGGCACCTACGACCCGGGGCTCAGGCTGGGGATCACCAGCCCGTACTCCCATCTGGCCCAATACGTCGCCTCCCGCTCCCTCGGCACCTCGCCCGACCCGGCCGTGGAGATCGTCTCGGGCGACGTGCCGGATCGGGTGCGGAAGCTGAAGGAGCAGCCGGGTCTGGGGATCTGGCTCGCCGGCGGCGCGGACCTGGCCGGACAGCTGGTCGAGGAGATCGACGAGTTCGTGGTCAAGACGTACCCGGTGTTCGCCGGATCCGGCATCCCGATGTCGCGCGCCGGCTTCGGGATCCGCGAGCTGGAGCTGACCGACCTCAAGCGCTTCGGCGGAGGCCAGGTCGTGACCACGTACGCGCGCAGGCGCTGA
- a CDS encoding GNAT family N-acetyltransferase codes for MGLDIRQADQSDRDAVARLLDEAFRTDPVSSWVFPDPEHRAAVHGKFLGVFVDVALAEGRIDYAVDGSAAALWLRIPAGDQEGEAVEDEVPARMRAEADPDNERCELVGRLTGAVHPTAEEHEYLLMIAVAPGRQGEGLGSELMRPVLERCDREGVPAYLEASSERSKGLYERLGWEFTGEAVRLPDGPLMWPMWRKPRG; via the coding sequence ATGGGGCTGGACATACGTCAGGCGGATCAGTCGGACCGGGACGCGGTGGCGCGGCTGCTCGACGAGGCCTTCCGGACCGACCCGGTGAGCAGCTGGGTCTTCCCGGACCCCGAGCACCGGGCCGCGGTGCACGGCAAGTTCCTCGGGGTGTTCGTGGACGTGGCGCTGGCCGAGGGCCGGATCGACTACGCGGTGGACGGTTCCGCGGCCGCGCTGTGGCTGCGGATCCCGGCGGGCGATCAGGAGGGGGAGGCCGTCGAGGATGAGGTCCCGGCGAGGATGCGGGCCGAGGCCGACCCCGACAACGAGCGGTGCGAGCTGGTCGGCCGGCTCACGGGCGCGGTGCACCCGACGGCGGAGGAGCACGAGTACCTCCTGATGATCGCGGTCGCCCCGGGCCGGCAGGGGGAGGGGCTGGGCAGCGAGTTGATGCGGCCCGTGCTGGAGCGCTGCGACCGGGAGGGCGTGCCGGCGTACCTGGAGGCGAGCAGCGAGCGCAGCAAGGGGCTGTACGAGCGGCTCGGCTGGGAGTTCACGGGCGAGGCGGTCAGGCTCCCGGACGGTCCGCTGATGTGGCCGATGTGGCGCAAACCGCGCGGGTAG
- a CDS encoding family 2 encapsulin nanocompartment cargo protein polyprenyl transferase yields MATTEAIATGEGQEAAALLERTRETVNPELRRTVESLPGSMRRVAMYHFGWEHADGTPAAGNAGKAIRPALVLAAAQALQGQGHGHGQASGGQVGDAVRAAAAVELAHNFTLLHDDVIDKDTRRRGRATAWTVFGIPDAIITGDAMMALALRLLAEDPHPASAEASARLAACVIELCAGQQADCAFEQRAYVSLDECLTMATAKTGALLGCACALGALYAGAGPDEADAMDAFGREAGLAFQLIDDLIGIWGDPGHTGKPAGADLLARKKSLPVVAALTSGTEAGEELAALYAGPMSGDDVRKAADAVDRAGGRDWAQAHAADRMGRAVQQLSRAVPDLGAAGGLLALAEFVTRRTR; encoded by the coding sequence ATGGCGACCACCGAGGCGATCGCGACCGGTGAGGGTCAGGAGGCCGCGGCCCTGCTGGAACGGACAAGAGAAACGGTTAACCCGGAACTGCGCCGGACGGTCGAGAGCCTGCCCGGTTCCATGCGGCGCGTCGCGATGTACCACTTCGGCTGGGAGCACGCGGACGGCACACCGGCCGCGGGCAACGCCGGAAAGGCCATCCGGCCGGCCCTGGTGCTGGCCGCGGCCCAGGCCCTGCAAGGGCAAGGGCACGGGCACGGGCAAGCGTCGGGCGGGCAGGTGGGCGACGCCGTCCGGGCGGCGGCGGCCGTGGAGCTGGCGCACAACTTCACGCTGCTGCACGACGACGTCATCGACAAGGACACCCGGCGGCGCGGCCGGGCCACGGCCTGGACCGTCTTCGGGATACCGGACGCGATCATCACGGGCGACGCGATGATGGCGCTGGCGCTGCGCCTGCTCGCGGAGGATCCGCATCCGGCGTCGGCGGAGGCCTCGGCGCGGCTCGCGGCCTGCGTCATCGAGCTGTGCGCGGGCCAGCAGGCGGACTGTGCCTTCGAGCAGCGCGCGTACGTCTCGCTCGACGAGTGTCTGACCATGGCGACGGCCAAGACGGGGGCCCTGCTGGGCTGCGCCTGCGCCCTGGGCGCGCTGTACGCGGGCGCCGGGCCGGACGAGGCCGACGCGATGGACGCCTTCGGGCGGGAGGCGGGTCTGGCCTTCCAGCTGATCGACGACCTGATCGGCATCTGGGGGGATCCGGGGCACACCGGCAAGCCCGCCGGGGCCGATCTGCTCGCCCGCAAGAAGTCCCTGCCGGTGGTGGCCGCCCTCACCTCGGGCACCGAGGCGGGGGAGGAACTGGCCGCCCTGTACGCGGGCCCCATGAGCGGGGACGACGTGCGCAAGGCCGCCGACGCGGTGGACCGGGCCGGCGGTCGGGACTGGGCGCAGGCCCACGCCGCCGACCGGATGGGCCGGGCCGTGCAGCAGCTGTCCCGGGCCGTACCGGACCTCGGGGCGGCGGGCGGGCTGCTGGCTCTCGCGGAGTTCGTGACGCGCCGGACACGGTGA
- a CDS encoding family 2B encapsulin nanocompartment shell protein — protein sequence MSVQAGSETQTPQRSLGTSAARNLATTTKSAPQMQEITSRWLLKTLPWVSVQGGTYRVNRRLSYSVGDGRVEFIKTGTQVQVIPAELGELPLLREYEDLEVLGELAQRCRQIDFEAGQELTSFGSPSDQVFLLAHGRIDQVGPGPYGDDAVLQTVADGAYFGEDSLADEEAIWEYTARAATSGTALVLSRQDFQLLADRVDSLREHVEHVRTLPAQRTNKYGEAAIDLSAGHQGEAVLPGTFVDYDAHPREYELSIAQTVLRVHTRVADLYNQPMNQTEQQLRLTVEALRERQEHEMLNNRDFGLLHNTDYDQRIQPHDGAPSPDDMDQLLSMRRGSKFFLAHPKAIAAFGRECNKRGLYPEPVDIGGHHVPAWRGVPIFPSNKIPISDARTTSILCMRTGEEEQGVIGLHQPGIPDEIEPSLSVRFMGISEQAIISYLVTAYFSAAVLVPDALGVLENVEIGRWR from the coding sequence ATGTCGGTCCAGGCAGGTTCCGAGACCCAGACGCCGCAGCGCAGTCTGGGGACATCGGCCGCGCGGAACTTGGCGACCACGACCAAGTCCGCGCCGCAGATGCAGGAGATCACCTCCCGGTGGCTGCTGAAGACGCTCCCGTGGGTTTCCGTGCAGGGCGGCACGTACCGCGTCAACCGACGGCTGAGCTACTCGGTCGGCGACGGGCGCGTGGAGTTCATCAAGACCGGGACCCAGGTCCAGGTGATCCCGGCCGAGCTCGGCGAGCTCCCGCTGCTGCGGGAGTACGAAGACCTCGAGGTGCTCGGCGAACTCGCCCAGCGGTGCCGGCAGATCGACTTCGAGGCCGGCCAGGAGCTCACCTCCTTCGGCAGCCCCTCCGACCAGGTCTTCCTCCTCGCCCACGGCCGCATCGACCAGGTCGGCCCGGGCCCCTACGGGGACGACGCAGTCCTCCAGACCGTCGCCGACGGCGCGTACTTCGGTGAGGACTCCCTCGCCGACGAAGAGGCGATCTGGGAGTACACCGCCCGCGCCGCCACCTCCGGAACCGCGCTCGTCCTGTCCCGGCAGGACTTCCAGCTGCTCGCCGACCGCGTGGACTCGCTGCGCGAGCACGTGGAGCACGTACGGACGCTGCCCGCCCAGCGCACCAACAAGTACGGCGAGGCGGCCATCGACCTCTCCGCCGGCCACCAGGGCGAGGCCGTGCTCCCCGGCACCTTCGTGGACTACGACGCCCACCCGCGCGAGTACGAACTCTCCATTGCACAAACGGTCCTGCGGGTGCACACGCGCGTCGCCGACCTGTACAACCAGCCGATGAACCAGACCGAGCAGCAGTTGCGGCTCACGGTCGAGGCGCTGCGCGAGCGCCAGGAGCACGAGATGCTCAACAACCGCGACTTCGGCCTGCTCCACAACACCGACTACGACCAGCGCATCCAGCCGCACGACGGCGCGCCCAGCCCCGACGACATGGACCAGCTGCTCAGCATGCGGCGCGGCTCCAAGTTCTTCCTCGCGCACCCCAAGGCCATCGCCGCCTTCGGCCGCGAGTGCAACAAGCGCGGGCTGTACCCGGAGCCGGTCGACATCGGCGGCCATCACGTGCCGGCCTGGCGCGGGGTGCCGATCTTCCCGAGCAACAAGATCCCGATCAGCGACGCCCGCACCACGTCCATCCTGTGCATGCGTACCGGCGAGGAGGAGCAGGGCGTGATCGGCCTGCACCAGCCGGGCATCCCGGACGAGATCGAGCCGAGCCTGTCGGTCCGCTTCATGGGGATCAGCGAGCAGGCGATCATCTCGTACCTGGTCACCGCCTACTTCTCCGCCGCGGTGCTGGTGCCGGACGCGCTCGGCGTACTGGAGAACGTCGAGATCGGCCGCTGGCGCTGA
- a CDS encoding RrF2 family transcriptional regulator: protein MRLTRFTDLALRVLMRLAVTDADAAALPTTREVAATMEVPYTHTAKVVARLQHLGLVEARRGRGGGLTLTPAGRDASVGGVVRELEGAGDVVDCDGATPCPLRGGCVLRGALRRAQEAFFAALDPLTVNDLVAAPTGPLLLGISGSSPAGAERP from the coding sequence ATGCGGCTGACCCGATTCACCGACCTCGCCCTGCGCGTCCTGATGCGCCTGGCCGTCACGGACGCCGACGCGGCAGCCCTCCCCACGACGCGCGAGGTCGCGGCGACCATGGAGGTCCCGTACACCCACACGGCGAAAGTGGTCGCCAGGCTGCAGCATCTCGGCCTAGTCGAGGCGCGGCGCGGCCGCGGCGGCGGGCTCACCCTGACCCCTGCCGGGCGCGACGCCTCGGTGGGCGGGGTGGTGCGCGAACTGGAGGGCGCGGGCGATGTCGTGGACTGCGACGGCGCCACCCCCTGCCCGCTGCGCGGCGGTTGCGTGCTGCGCGGCGCACTGCGCCGGGCCCAGGAGGCCTTCTTCGCCGCTCTGGACCCGCTGACGGTGAACGACCTGGTGGCAGCCCCGACCGGACCGCTCCTGCTGGGCATCTCGGGCAGTTCGCCGGCGGGGGCCGAAAGACCCTGA
- a CDS encoding globin domain-containing protein, whose protein sequence is MLSEKSTATVRATLPAVGAAIGEITELFYTKLFAAHPELLRDLFNRGNQNAGLQKQALAGSIAAFATHLVAHPDTRPDVMLGRIAHKHASLGVTREQYPVVHRHLFEAIAEILGEAVTPAVAEAWNEVYWLMANALIAIEERLYAEQRIVAGDVWREWTVTGRVEETADCTTFRMTPADGAPAPAFKPGQYVSVQVELPDGARQIRQYSLSTAPGSPVRAITVKRVHGPAAAGPDGEVSNHLHARVRAGDTLRVSAPYGDLVLRDSTAPVLLASAGIGCTPMLSMLEHLAETGHSAPVTVLHADRSPADHPLRGDHRALTHKLADASARFWYEESAEPGDGTGRLDLTAVPVSPGTRAYLCGPLPFMRSVREQLLAKGVPAADIHYEVFGPDLWLAPA, encoded by the coding sequence ATGCTTTCCGAGAAGTCGACCGCGACCGTACGAGCCACCCTGCCCGCCGTGGGCGCGGCGATCGGCGAGATCACGGAGCTCTTCTACACGAAGCTGTTCGCGGCCCACCCGGAACTCCTGCGCGACCTCTTCAACCGGGGCAACCAGAACGCCGGCCTCCAGAAGCAGGCCCTGGCCGGCTCCATCGCCGCCTTCGCGACCCACCTCGTCGCGCACCCGGACACCCGCCCCGACGTGATGCTGGGCCGCATCGCCCACAAGCACGCCTCCCTGGGCGTCACCCGCGAGCAGTACCCGGTCGTCCACCGGCACCTCTTCGAGGCGATCGCCGAGATCCTGGGCGAGGCGGTCACCCCCGCGGTCGCCGAAGCCTGGAACGAGGTCTACTGGCTGATGGCCAACGCCCTCATCGCCATCGAGGAGCGCCTCTACGCCGAGCAGCGGATCGTCGCCGGGGACGTGTGGCGCGAGTGGACCGTCACCGGCCGAGTCGAGGAGACCGCGGACTGCACCACGTTCCGGATGACCCCCGCCGACGGGGCTCCGGCGCCCGCCTTCAAGCCCGGCCAGTACGTCTCGGTGCAGGTCGAACTCCCCGACGGCGCCCGCCAGATACGCCAGTACAGCCTCTCCACCGCCCCCGGCTCCCCGGTCCGCGCGATCACCGTCAAGCGGGTCCACGGTCCGGCCGCGGCGGGCCCGGACGGCGAGGTCTCGAACCACCTCCACGCCCGGGTCCGGGCAGGCGACACCCTGCGGGTCTCGGCCCCGTACGGCGACCTGGTCCTCCGTGACTCCACCGCCCCGGTCCTGCTCGCCTCGGCCGGCATCGGCTGCACCCCGATGCTCTCGATGCTGGAACACCTCGCCGAGACCGGGCACAGCGCCCCGGTGACCGTCCTGCACGCCGACCGGTCCCCGGCCGACCACCCGCTCCGCGGCGACCACCGGGCGCTCACGCACAAGCTGGCCGACGCGTCGGCCCGGTTCTGGTACGAGGAGTCGGCCGAGCCGGGCGACGGCACGGGACGCCTCGACCTGACCGCCGTACCGGTCTCGCCCGGCACCCGTGCCTACCTCTGCGGACCGCTGCCCTTCATGCGCTCTGTGCGCGAGCAGCTGCTGGCCAAGGGCGTGCCGGCCGCCGACATCCACTACGAGGTGTTCGGCCCGGACCTGTGGCTCGCCCCGGCCTGA
- a CDS encoding N-acetylmuramoyl-L-alanine amidase gives MAAPMSAGRFLDALRAEGLTVVEVGAWRTHNRNHKGPWGPVHGVMIHHTVSNGTANTVSFCRQGDSDLPGPLCHGVITKDGRVHLVGYGRANHAGAGDSDVLAAVIAEKRLPPDHHANTDGNRHFYGFECENLGNGKDPWPAVQLDAITRASAALCRVHAWTARSVIGHLEWQPGKIDPKGFTMESLRNRIAERLK, from the coding sequence ATGGCCGCACCCATGTCCGCGGGCCGGTTCCTCGACGCACTGCGCGCCGAGGGTCTGACCGTCGTCGAAGTGGGCGCCTGGCGCACCCACAACCGCAACCACAAGGGCCCCTGGGGGCCGGTGCACGGGGTGATGATCCACCACACCGTCTCCAACGGCACGGCGAACACGGTGTCCTTCTGCCGCCAGGGCGACTCCGACCTCCCGGGCCCGCTCTGCCACGGCGTGATCACCAAGGACGGCCGGGTCCACCTGGTCGGCTACGGCCGCGCCAACCACGCGGGCGCCGGGGACTCCGACGTCCTCGCGGCGGTGATCGCCGAGAAGCGGCTGCCGCCGGACCACCACGCCAACACCGACGGCAACCGCCACTTCTACGGCTTCGAGTGCGAGAACCTCGGCAACGGCAAGGACCCCTGGCCGGCGGTCCAGCTCGACGCGATCACCCGCGCGTCCGCGGCCCTGTGCCGCGTCCACGCCTGGACGGCCCGCTCCGTGATCGGCCACCTGGAATGGCAACCGGGCAAGATCGACCCCAAGGGCTTCACGATGGAGTCCCTCCGCAACCGCATCGCCGAGCGCCTTAAGTAG
- a CDS encoding 1-aminocyclopropane-1-carboxylate deaminase/D-cysteine desulfhydrase, producing the protein MTHPELRPRPPSPLVEAADERFGAYGVRLLLKRDDLVHPELPGNKWRKLAPNLRAAVEGGHRAVATFGGAYSNHLRATAAAGRLLGMETVGIVRGDELAGRPLNGSLARCAADGMRLRFVSRSEYRRKAEPEVLARLLDGAGASEAYVVPEGGSNALALTGCAELGRELRGAADVVAVACGTGGTLAGLAAGLAPGQRALGVPVLAGGFLAAEIRSLQRQAFGGPAGDWTLAEEFHHGGYARVPAALDAFAADFESRHGLPVERIYVAKLLWALTELTRSGAFPRGTTLAAVITGRP; encoded by the coding sequence GTGACCCACCCCGAACTGCGCCCGCGTCCGCCGTCCCCGCTCGTCGAGGCGGCGGACGAGCGGTTCGGCGCGTACGGGGTGCGGCTGCTGCTGAAGCGGGACGATCTCGTGCATCCCGAGCTGCCGGGGAACAAGTGGCGCAAGCTCGCGCCCAATCTGCGGGCCGCCGTGGAGGGGGGACACCGGGCGGTGGCCACCTTCGGCGGGGCCTACTCGAACCACCTGCGCGCCACCGCGGCCGCCGGGCGGCTGCTCGGGATGGAGACCGTCGGCATCGTGCGCGGCGACGAGCTGGCCGGGCGGCCGCTCAACGGCTCCCTCGCACGGTGCGCGGCCGACGGGATGCGGCTGCGCTTCGTGTCCCGGTCGGAGTACCGCCGCAAGGCCGAGCCCGAGGTGCTCGCCCGGCTGCTGGACGGGGCAGGCGCGAGCGAGGCGTACGTGGTTCCCGAGGGCGGCAGCAACGCCCTCGCGCTGACCGGCTGCGCGGAGCTCGGCCGGGAACTGCGGGGCGCGGCCGATGTGGTGGCCGTGGCCTGCGGGACCGGCGGGACCCTGGCCGGCCTGGCCGCCGGACTCGCCCCCGGGCAGCGGGCGCTGGGCGTACCGGTCCTGGCGGGCGGCTTCCTGGCAGCGGAGATACGTTCCCTCCAGCGGCAGGCCTTCGGCGGTCCGGCCGGCGACTGGACCCTGGCCGAGGAGTTCCACCACGGCGGCTACGCCCGCGTGCCGGCCGCGCTGGACGCCTTCGCCGCCGACTTCGAGTCCCGGCACGGCCTCCCGGTCGAGCGGATCTACGTCGCCAAACTGCTGTGGGCCCTGACCGAACTCACCAGGTCCGGCGCCTTCCCCCGCGGCACCACCCTGGCCGCCGTGATCACGGGCCGGCCCTGA
- a CDS encoding Na+/H+ antiporter: MEVLQLVALVAGSAVVAGVARRTPVPAPLLLVAAGLFAAYVPGVPEYTLDPHIVLPLLLPPLLHTAAVDSSYLDLRANIRPIAMLSVGYVLFATIAVGYAAYLVVPGLSLPVALVLGAVVAPPDAVAATAIARKLRLPNRITTILQGESLVNDATAITAYKVALAAAVGVSAGWAGGIAEFLLASVGGVGVGLLLMVPIHQLRKRLKEPLLQNTLSLLIPFVAYAAAERVHASGVLAVVVVALYLGHRNWQVDFATRLQEEAVWKVISFVLESVVFALIGLQLPVVLKGLGEYEGAAAAWYAVAVFLAVVVARFLWVFPATFMPRWMSARIRTREPDTDWKAPVVVGWAGMRGVVSLAIAFSVPMTVPHRNLILFLTFTTVIGTLVIQGLTLPPLIRMLRLPPRDLQAETLMEAQAQSEASTAADERLTELLEAPANQLPPPLADRLRTVLERRRNAVWERLGEVNPVTGESADEVYRRLAREMIEAEREVFVTLRDRRRIDDEMLRGLLRRLDLEEAAAYREETA, from the coding sequence ATGGAGGTCTTGCAGCTGGTGGCGCTGGTTGCAGGCAGTGCGGTGGTCGCCGGCGTGGCCCGCCGGACGCCGGTTCCGGCGCCGCTGCTGCTGGTCGCCGCCGGGCTGTTCGCCGCGTACGTGCCGGGGGTGCCCGAGTACACCCTCGACCCGCACATCGTGCTGCCCCTGCTGCTCCCGCCGCTGCTGCACACGGCCGCGGTGGACAGCTCGTACCTGGACCTTCGGGCGAACATCCGGCCCATCGCGATGCTGTCGGTGGGCTACGTGCTGTTCGCGACGATCGCCGTCGGGTACGCGGCGTACCTGGTGGTGCCGGGGCTGTCGCTGCCGGTCGCGCTGGTGCTGGGCGCGGTGGTCGCGCCGCCGGACGCCGTCGCCGCCACCGCGATCGCCCGCAAGCTCCGGCTGCCGAACCGCATCACGACGATCCTGCAGGGCGAGTCCCTGGTGAACGACGCCACGGCCATCACCGCCTACAAGGTGGCCCTGGCGGCCGCGGTCGGGGTCAGCGCCGGCTGGGCGGGCGGGATCGCGGAGTTCCTGCTGGCCTCGGTGGGCGGGGTCGGCGTGGGCCTGCTGCTGATGGTGCCGATCCACCAGCTGCGCAAGCGGCTGAAGGAGCCGCTGCTCCAGAACACCCTCTCGCTGCTGATCCCCTTCGTGGCGTACGCGGCGGCCGAGCGGGTGCACGCCTCGGGGGTGCTCGCCGTGGTCGTGGTGGCGCTGTACCTGGGGCACCGCAACTGGCAGGTCGACTTCGCGACCCGGCTCCAGGAGGAGGCGGTGTGGAAGGTGATCTCCTTCGTACTGGAATCGGTGGTCTTCGCGCTGATCGGACTCCAGCTGCCGGTGGTGCTGAAGGGGCTGGGGGAGTACGAGGGGGCGGCCGCGGCCTGGTACGCGGTCGCGGTGTTCCTCGCGGTGGTGGTGGCCCGCTTCCTGTGGGTCTTCCCGGCGACCTTCATGCCGCGCTGGATGTCGGCGCGGATCCGGACGCGGGAACCGGACACCGACTGGAAGGCGCCGGTGGTCGTGGGGTGGGCCGGGATGCGGGGGGTGGTCTCGCTCGCGATCGCCTTCTCCGTGCCCATGACGGTGCCGCACCGGAATCTGATCCTGTTCCTCACGTTCACGACGGTCATCGGCACGCTCGTCATCCAGGGACTCACCCTTCCGCCGCTGATCAGGATGTTGCGGCTGCCGCCGCGGGACCTCCAGGCAGAGACGCTGATGGAGGCGCAGGCGCAGAGCGAGGCCTCGACGGCGGCGGACGAGCGGCTGACGGAGCTGCTGGAGGCGCCCGCCAACCAGCTGCCGCCGCCGCTGGCGGACCGGCTGCGGACGGTACTGGAGCGGCGGCGGAACGCGGTGTGGGAGCGGCTGGGCGAGGTCAACCCGGTGACGGGGGAGTCGGCGGACGAGGTCTACCGGCGCCTCGCGCGGGAGATGATCGAGGCGGAGCGGGAGGTCTTCGTGACGTTGCGGGACCGCCGCCGGATCGACGACGAGATGCTGCGCGGGCTGCTGCGCCGGCTGGACCTGGAGGAAGCGGCGGCGTACCGCGAGGAGACGGCGTGA
- a CDS encoding UBP-type zinc finger domain-containing protein: MSECTHVAELPRPEPIPSAQTCTECLALGSHPVQLRMCLGCGYVACCDSSPYRHATAHHKDTGHPVMRSFEPGEIWRWCFVDGSIV; encoded by the coding sequence ATGAGCGAGTGCACCCACGTTGCCGAACTGCCGCGCCCCGAGCCCATCCCCTCTGCCCAGACCTGCACCGAATGTCTGGCGCTCGGCAGCCACCCCGTGCAGCTGCGGATGTGTCTGGGATGCGGGTACGTGGCCTGCTGCGACTCCTCCCCGTACCGGCACGCGACGGCGCACCACAAGGACACCGGCCATCCGGTGATGCGGAGCTTCGAGCCGGGCGAGATCTGGCGCTGGTGTTTTGTCGACGGTTCGATCGTCTGA